CCGTGCTGCTCGCGCTCTCCGCGCCGTTCGCCGCGTATGACGCGTGGGCGCTGACGAGCAACACCGCGCTGGCCGGCTGGACGGCGCAAAACGTCACGCTGTCGCCGCCGCTCTGGCAGTGGATCGCCGCGGCAGGCATCGCGCTGCCGTTCGCGCTCGTCGCGGTCGCCGCGCTCGGGCGGCAGATTGCGCGCGAACGGCGGCTCGGTGCAAACGATGCGCTGCTCTTGCTCTGGCTGGTCGTCGCGGTGGTGCTGGCGGCCATACCGGGTCCGCAGCAGCGGCGGCTGGCGTTCACGTTCTTCATTCCACTGGCGATCCTCGCCGTGCGCGGCTGGCTAGTACTGGCACGGTTCGACCGCCCGGTGTGGCGGGCGGCTTTTGCGATGTTCGGCGGACTGACGAACATCCTGATGGTGACGATTGCGATCGTGACGGTCGCGGCGCAACCGCCATTCCTTTTCTTCAGCGCGGGCGAGTGGGACACTTTGGTCTATTTGCGCGACCGCGCCGCGCCGCAGGCGGTCGTGCTCGCCTCGCCGGACATGGGGCTGTATATTCCGGCGTGGGCCGGCCAGCGCGTGATCTACGGCCACCCGCACGAGACGCCCAATGCGCGCCAGCGCGCCACGGCGGTGATCGACTTTTATGCGGGCCGGATGATTGACAGCGCGGCGTTCCTTCAACCGGTGGACGTCATCATGGTTGGTCCGCGCGAGCGCGCGCTGGGGCCGGCCGCCGTGCCGCCGCCATTCGCCCCGGTCTTTCAGAGCGGCGATGTGACGCTCTACGCGAGGCCGCGATGAGCGCGCGCGTGATAACACGCGCCGAGTGGCGCTGGGTTGCCGTCGTCTCCGCGCTGATCCTGCTGGCGACGACACTGCCGGTACTGTACGGCGCGCTGGCGACGCCGCCCGGCTATCACTACATCGGCTTTGCGTATAACGGCGAGGAAGCCAACCCGTACCTGTCCAAGATCGTGCAGGGCGCGCGCGGCGACTGGCTGTACTCGCTGCCCTACAACGCCGATCCCGGCGAGCCGTTCTTCTTGTACGAGAACTACCTCCTGCTTGGGCATATTGCCCGCGCGCTGGTGCTGGAGCCGGTCGTCATCTTTCATCTGGCGCGGCTGGCCGGCGGCGCGCTGATGCTCTTCACGCTCTACTGGTTCATTGCGCGCTTCTTCGCCGATGCGCGCGACCGCCGGCTTGCGTTTGGCCTGGCGGCGTTCGGCGCAGGCCTCGGCTGGCTCGCACTAATGGCCGGGTACACCAGCGCCGACCTCTGGCAGACGCAGATCTTCCCGTTCCTGGCCGTGTTTGCCAATGTCCACTTCCCGCCGGCGCTGGCCGCCGCGCTGTGGGTCACCGATGCGCTGGTGCCGCCCGCCGGGGAGCACGCCGCGCGCGGTCGGATGGCGGCACGGATAACGACGGGCACGCTGATCCTAGCGCTCACCCAGCCCTATGCGCTGCTCATCGCGGCGGGGCTGGGCGCGTTCTGGCTCGGCTGGCGCGTCGCTGCCCGCGCGCCGCGCGCGGAGTGGCTGGCGCTCATGGGGCGCATGGCGCTCGCTGGGGCGCTCGGCGCGCCGGTCGCGCTCTACTACCGATGGCTGGCCGGCGCGAACGCATCGTATGCGGGCTGGGACCGCCAGAACATCACGCTCGCTTCGCCGCTGTGGGACTATGCGCTCGCGTTTGGATTGCTGCTGCCGCTGGCGCTGGCCGGGGTCGGCATGGCGCTGGTTCGCCTGCGCGCACGCCGCGCGCCGGACGCCGATGCGCTGCTTCTGCTCGGCTGGGTCGCGATCACTATCACCTTGTTGTACCTGCCGCTGGCGCAGCAGCGCCGCTTTGCCTTCGGGCTGGCGGTGCCCGTGGCGATACTGGCGGTGCAGGGGCTGAAAGCCGTTTCCCGGCTCGACCGCGATCCACTGCGCTTCTTGCTGATGACGCTCAGCAGTCTGACCAATGTGCTGCTGCTGTCACTCGCACTGGTCGCGACGAGCCTGCACCCCGTGAACCTGTTCTTCACGCAGGGCGAGTGGGATGCGTTGATGTACTTGCGAACCCATGCCTCGCCGCAGGCGGTCGTGCTCGCCTCGCCGGACATGGGTCTCTACATTCCCGCATGGGCTGGGCAACGCGTCTTCTACGGGCACCCGCACGAGACGCTGGACGCGGCGGCGCGCAAAGCCGAGGTGACCGCGTTCTTCGCCAACACGCTCTCTGCGTTCCCCGCCGTACTGAAACGCGCAGACTACGTTTTCATTGGCCCGCGCGAGCGCAGCATCGGCACGCCGGACATCCCCAACAACTGGCGGGTCGTCTTCGCGGCCCCCGGCCCCAACGGTGTTACAATCTATAGTCGTTAGCAGAGATTGGTCCGCACCGGGAGGGGCCATGGATACCGTCAGGATTCCGCGCGCGTTCCACGCGGAGATGATCGCGCACGCGCGCGAGGGATTTCCGAACGAAATATGCGGGCTGATCATGGGGCCGCACGGCGAACTGCGCGAACTGCACCGCGTACGCAACGCCGCCATCGATCCGCTCTATACCTATGACATGGACCCGCATGAGCTCCTGCGCCTGAACCAGCGCGCCGACGACCTCGGCTGGGAGTTCACGCTCATCTACCACGCGCACCCGCCGTTCGCCGAAGCCTACCCCTCGGCGACCGACGTGGCGCGCGCATACTATCCCGACGCCGTGTACGTCATCCTCGCGATCGGCCGCGCCGGCACACACCTGCGCGAGCAGATGCGCGATCCGGCGCAGCGCGCCGCCGTCGTCGCCGTCCTGGGCGATCCGCAGGCGCTCGAGCCGCGCGTGCGCGCCTACCGCATCATCAAAGACGATCTCTTCGGCAAGACTGGGCGCATCGAAGAATTGATGGTGGAGCTCGTATGAGCACGGAGCCAGAGGCATGATCAACCAGTTCGTCGATCTGCGCATCGTGCCGACCGACCACCTGCACCTGCACGAGGAAGTGGAGCCGGCGCGCGTTCGCCGCGTGACCGAGCGCATCGCCGCCGAGCAGATGCTGAAGAACCCGGTCATCGTCGCCGAACTGGACGACTACGGCCATTTCGTCGTGCTGGACGGCGCCAACCGCTCGACGGCGCTGGCCGATCTCGGCGTGCGCGACACGCTCGTGCAGGTCGTGGATTATGGCGACCCCGGTGTGCGGCTCGACACCTGGTATCATCTCGTCGCCGATATCGACAAGCACGACCTGTTCGCGCGCATCGGTAACGTGACGGAAGTGCGCCTGAAGGCGTCGGGACTGCTGGCCGCGCGCGCCCTGCTGGTGACGCACCAGATCCTGGCGTACATGGTCTGCAAGGACGGCGATGTGCACCAGGTGCTGGGGCCGGCCGACCTGCCCGGCCGCGCGCGCATGCTCACCGATATCGCCCGTACCTACAAGGCCGCGGCGACGATCTATCGCGTGCAGACCGACGACATTCCGGCACTGCTGCCAATGTACCCCAACGTCGCGGCGGTCATCGCCTACCCGCTCTTCCGCCCGGCCGATATCCTGGAGATGGCACGCTCGCGCGCGCGCCTGCCGACCGGCATCACGCGTCACGTCATCGCGCGGCGCGCGCTGCGCGTGAACGTGCCGCTGGCCGAGTTGGGCGCGGACCGCCCGCTGGCCGACAAGAATCGCGACCTGCAGGAGCGCATCACAGCGATGCTCAAGGCCGGGCAGGTGCGGCACTACGAGGAATCGACCTACCTGTTCGATGAGTAGCCGTGTGGGTATGCCCCTACCCAGTACCTGTACGCATTTTGACAGGCACGCATTTTGTCCTATAATTTCTCTCATAGATTCATAATAAACTGGAGCATGACGCAAGTGGCTACTGTACGCATTCCCACACCGCTACGCCGCCTCACCGGCAACCAAGCCAAGGTGCAAGTCGGCGGCGGCACAATTGGCGAGCTGATCGGCGCGCTGGAATTGGCGCACCCCGGCATCAAGGACCGGCTCGTGGACGAGAGCGGCGAGATCAAGCGCTTCGTCAACATTTTCGTGAACGGCGAGGAGATCCGCACCCTGCATGGGCCGGCAACGGCCGTCAAGGACGGCGACGAGGTGTCGATCATTCCCGCGATGGCCGGCGGTGCGCCTGCGCAGGCCTGCTTCTGTTGTAGCCCGATGCGAGCTCGTGACTAGACCGCGCCGGTTCATACCGGCCCGTCTGCGGGCTCGCACACCCAGCCAGAGAATGGCTGGGTTTTTTGTTGCTTTGGCTATTTGGCGTTACTCTTCAATACTGGCAGCCAACTTTCGTCGTATTGTAGAGTGAGGCCACTATGTCCAACCCGTCATCACGCAGCGCGCTGAAGACCGTCGATAACATCGCCGTCGCCATCGCCAGCAACTGGCTGAACGTGTTCCTGGTCGGCTACGGCATCTGGGTGCTGCTGCCGTTCACGACGCCGTTCCTAATGCAGATCGGCTGGACGCTGCCGGCCAATCTGCTGTATGCACTGTACAGCCTGTTCTGTCACCAGTTGCCGGAGCGCTCGCTATTTTTCTTCGGCGACAAGTTGATGTACTCGTTCCAGGAGATCGCGCAGTACTGGCCGACCAACAACCCGATCATCCTGCGCCAGTTCGTCGGCAACGAGGAACTGGGTTGGAAGATGGCCTGGAGCGACCGGATGATCTCGGTCTATGGCGGCGTCTGGCTGGCCGGCCTGCTCTGGGCGGCGCTGGGACCGAAGCGTGCGCCGCGCCTGTCGCTGTTCTGGTGGATCGTGATCGGCGTCGCGCCGCTCGGCATCGATGGCGTGTCGCATATGCTGAACGACATTGTGGCGGGCACCAGCGGACTCGGCTTCCGCGACACGAACACCTGGCTGGTGGCGCTGACCGGCAACGTGCTGCCGGCGGATTTCTACCAGGGCGACGCGCTCGGCTCGTTCAACTCATGGGCGCGCTGGCTGAGCGGCTTCCTGTTCGCGTTTGCGAGCGTGTTCGCGCTGTTCCCGATCATCGGCGGCTCGATGGACGACACGGCGCGCGACGCCGAGCGGCAACTATCGCGCATCGCCGCGCGCGAGCAGCAGAACAAACCGCAAGCGTAACATGCGCCCGTCGCTGGCCCTGTTCGGCTGGGCCCTGGTGGTGAGCGGCGCCGTCGCCGATCTGTTCTACCATGTGCCGGTCTGGTTCTTCGGCGTGCAGTGGGGAGTTGAGATCGACGCCATCGGCGAGTTTGGACACACGGTCATCCTGGTCGGGATTGTCGTGCTGATCTACGATATTCTGCGGCGCAACCAGCGTACGCGGTAACGGTGGCGCATGTTGGGGCGAACCGACGTGTTCGCCCGGGCGGGCAGACACACAGGTCTGCTCCTACGCGGTGTGCACATGGTGGGCGGCGCATGTTGGTGCGAACCGCCGTGTTCGCCCGGGCGGGCAGACACACAGGTCTGCCCCTACGCGGTGTGCACATGGATGATCACGAAAGACAGACTGCTGGCGCAGGTCAAGAAGCAAATCACGGAAGTGGACATCCATCAGGTCAAGGACGATCTCGCCGTGCGGCGGCCGGTCACCCTGATCGATATTCGCGAGCAGGACGAGGTGGCGCAGGGCTATATCCCCGGCGCGCGGCACATCCCGCGCGGCTTTCTCGAACTGCGCATCGAAGATACGCAGCCGGACCGCAACGCCGAGATCGTGCTGTACTGCGCCGGCGGCGTCCGCACGGTACTGGGCGCGCGCGCGCTGCAGGAGATGGGCTATACCAACGTGCGCTCGATGATCGGCGGCTTCGGCGCCTGGAAGAACGCGGGCTACCGCTGGACGTTGCCGCGCCAGATGAGCGACGAGCAGCGCATCCGCTACAGCCGCCACACGCTGATTCCCGAAGTCGGCGAAGAGGGCCAGTTCAAGCTGTTCGACGCCAGGGTGCTGCTGATTGGCGCGGGCGGGCTCGGCTCGCCCGCGGCGACCTACCTCGCCGCGGCCGGCGTCGGCACGATCGGCATTGTGGACTTCGACACTGTCGACCTCTCGAACCTCCAACGCCAGATCCTGCATCACGTCGACGACATCGGCCGCCCAAAGGTCGAGAGCGCCGCCGACGCGATCCATGCCATGAATCCGGATGTCAACGTCATCGCGCACCGCATCCAGTTGTCGTCCGAGAACGCGAAGGATGTGCTGAAGGACTACGACGTCGTTATCAATGGCTCCGACAACTTCCCGACGCGCTATCTGGTCAACGACGCGTGCGCGATGCTCGGCAAGCCGCTGGTGGACGCCAGCATCTTCCAGTTCGAGGGCCAGTTGACGGTCTTCGACGTCGAGCGCGGCGGACCGTGCTACCGCTGCCTGTATCCGACGCCGCCGCCGCCGGGCGAGGTGCCGTCGTGCGCCGAGGGCGGCGTGCTCGGCGTGCTGCCGGGTGTGATCGGCTCGCTGCAGGCGGTCGAGGCGATCAAGCTGATCCTCGGCGTGGGCGACACGCTGATGGGCCGCCTGATGCTGTACGATGCGCTGTCCGGCGAGTTTTCGGAACTGAAGCTGCCCAAGAACGCCAACTGCCCGGTCTGCGGCGACGACCCGAGCATCACGCAGTTGATCGACTACGACGAGTTCTGCGGCCTGCCGTCCTCGCGCCATCACGCCGCAAGCCCTGTAGGGACGGGTCTTTGACCCGTCCGAACGCCATCCGGCCCAATCATCTGTGCGAGCCCATGCTTCAGAAAACCGCGCCAAAGAGCGTCGGCGCGAGAGAAAGGACAGCTATGTTTCTAATTGCTGATGTCGCCGCCCGCTGGGCCGGCGGCAAAACGTTCGAGCAGTACGTCGCCGCGAT
The sequence above is a segment of the Chloroflexota bacterium genome. Coding sequences within it:
- a CDS encoding M67 family metallopeptidase, giving the protein MDTVRIPRAFHAEMIAHAREGFPNEICGLIMGPHGELRELHRVRNAAIDPLYTYDMDPHELLRLNQRADDLGWEFTLIYHAHPPFAEAYPSATDVARAYYPDAVYVILAIGRAGTHLREQMRDPAQRAAVVAVLGDPQALEPRVRAYRIIKDDLFGKTGRIEELMVELV
- a CDS encoding MoaD/ThiS family protein gives rise to the protein MTQVATVRIPTPLRRLTGNQAKVQVGGGTIGELIGALELAHPGIKDRLVDESGEIKRFVNIFVNGEEIRTLHGPATAVKDGDEVSIIPAMAGGAPAQACFCCSPMRARD
- a CDS encoding DUF2085 domain-containing protein — its product is MSNPSSRSALKTVDNIAVAIASNWLNVFLVGYGIWVLLPFTTPFLMQIGWTLPANLLYALYSLFCHQLPERSLFFFGDKLMYSFQEIAQYWPTNNPIILRQFVGNEELGWKMAWSDRMISVYGGVWLAGLLWAALGPKRAPRLSLFWWIVIGVAPLGIDGVSHMLNDIVAGTSGLGFRDTNTWLVALTGNVLPADFYQGDALGSFNSWARWLSGFLFAFASVFALFPIIGGSMDDTARDAERQLSRIAAREQQNKPQA
- the moeB gene encoding molybdopterin-synthase adenylyltransferase MoeB; translated protein: MITKDRLLAQVKKQITEVDIHQVKDDLAVRRPVTLIDIREQDEVAQGYIPGARHIPRGFLELRIEDTQPDRNAEIVLYCAGGVRTVLGARALQEMGYTNVRSMIGGFGAWKNAGYRWTLPRQMSDEQRIRYSRHTLIPEVGEEGQFKLFDARVLLIGAGGLGSPAATYLAAAGVGTIGIVDFDTVDLSNLQRQILHHVDDIGRPKVESAADAIHAMNPDVNVIAHRIQLSSENAKDVLKDYDVVINGSDNFPTRYLVNDACAMLGKPLVDASIFQFEGQLTVFDVERGGPCYRCLYPTPPPPGEVPSCAEGGVLGVLPGVIGSLQAVEAIKLILGVGDTLMGRLMLYDALSGEFSELKLPKNANCPVCGDDPSITQLIDYDEFCGLPSSRHHAASPVGTGL